In Euphorbia lathyris chromosome 9, ddEupLath1.1, whole genome shotgun sequence, the following are encoded in one genomic region:
- the LOC136206607 gene encoding small ribosomal subunit protein bTHXc: MASLMARALPMIPQALNSSSSSGLASSRSETLGVSLSHSTPTLSLSATSSSPIPLVYCGRGDRKTERGKRFNHSFGNARPRNKKKGRGPPRIPVPAAPPSKDKFEDVGEVVKIEIDE, from the exons ATGGCGTCCTTAATGGCGAGAGCTCTGCCGATGATCCCTCAAGCGCtcaactcttcttcttcttctggctTAGCCTCCTCTCGATCCGAAACCCTAGGCGTTTCTCTTTCCCATTCAACTCCTACTCTTTCTCTCTCTGCTACttcctcttcacccattccacTCG TTTACTGTGGCAGAGGCGACAGAAAGACAGAAAGAGGGAAGCGATTCAATCACTCTTTTGGCAAC GCGAGGCCTCGCAACAAGAAGAAAGGCAGAGGGCCACCGAGGATTCCAGTTCCTGCAGCTCCACCATCAAAAGATAAATTTGAAGATGTGGGTGAAGTTGTCAAAATTGAAATCGATGAATAG